A portion of the Armatimonadota bacterium genome contains these proteins:
- a CDS encoding adenylosuccinate lyase — protein sequence MIERYSTSEMRTLWAPETKFAVWLEIELLAVEAQAALGLVPREVAERLRRTAKCGTPARIDEIERAETQHDVVAFLRSVAECTGPDASYLHRGLGSSDVVDTAQSVLLVRAADLILEALARVRRVTAATASSHRYTLMAGRTHGMQAEPITFGVKVALWHAELGRAEARLRAAREAVRVGKLSGEVGTFIHSPPEIEAAVCEGLGLEPAPVSSQILQRDRHAEFVAVLAILAGSIEKIATEIRSLQRTEIGEVEEPFGERQTGSSAMPHKRNPILCERLVGLARAVRAAVPVAMENQALWGERDISHSSAERLILPQATGLVHYMLGVLHRVLSGLRVRTDVMQRNLDSSGGLVYSHRVLLALMEGGHSRDEAYRIVQETATAALEGEGRFGDLLVARGVLAPEERDACFDPAPYLRHVDLILERAGIPR from the coding sequence GTGATAGAGCGCTACTCCACCAGCGAGATGCGGACGCTGTGGGCGCCCGAGACCAAGTTCGCGGTGTGGCTGGAGATCGAGCTGCTGGCTGTGGAGGCCCAGGCCGCCCTCGGACTGGTTCCGCGCGAGGTCGCGGAGCGGCTGCGCCGCACGGCGAAGTGCGGCACCCCCGCGCGCATTGACGAGATCGAGCGCGCCGAGACCCAACACGACGTCGTCGCGTTCCTGCGCTCGGTGGCAGAGTGCACTGGCCCCGACGCTTCGTATCTTCATCGAGGACTGGGCTCGTCGGACGTGGTGGACACGGCCCAATCCGTGCTGCTGGTGCGCGCGGCCGACCTGATCCTCGAAGCGCTGGCCAGGGTGCGCCGCGTCACCGCCGCGACGGCTTCATCTCACCGCTACACGCTCATGGCCGGCCGCACGCACGGGATGCAGGCCGAGCCCATTACCTTCGGGGTCAAGGTGGCGCTCTGGCACGCGGAGCTGGGCAGGGCAGAGGCCCGGCTGCGCGCGGCCCGGGAGGCGGTGCGCGTGGGCAAGCTCTCGGGCGAGGTGGGGACCTTCATCCACAGTCCTCCCGAGATAGAGGCCGCGGTCTGCGAGGGCCTGGGACTGGAGCCGGCTCCGGTGAGCAGCCAGATCCTGCAGCGCGACCGCCACGCCGAGTTCGTGGCGGTCCTGGCCATTCTGGCCGGGAGCATAGAGAAGATCGCCACGGAGATCCGCTCGCTTCAGCGCACCGAGATAGGAGAGGTCGAGGAGCCATTTGGCGAGCGCCAGACCGGATCCTCTGCGATGCCCCACAAGCGCAATCCGATCCTGTGCGAGCGGCTGGTGGGGTTGGCGCGCGCCGTGCGCGCCGCGGTGCCAGTTGCGATGGAGAACCAGGCGCTGTGGGGCGAGCGCGACATAAGCCACTCATCGGCCGAACGGTTGATCCTGCCGCAGGCGACCGGGCTGGTGCACTACATGCTGGGGGTCCTGCACCGCGTGCTCTCCGGGCTGCGCGTCCGCACCGACGTCATGCAGCGCAACCTCGATTCATCCGGCGGCCTTGTCTACAGCCACCGCGTGCTGCTGGCCCTGATGGAGGGAGGCCACAGCCGCGACGAGGCCTACCGGATCGTGCAGGAGACCGCGACCGCGGCGCTGGAAGGCGAGGGCAGGTTCGGGGACCTGCTTGTAGCCCGGGGGGTCCTCGCGCCGGAGGAACGGGACGCATGTTTCGATCCGGCGCCCTACCTGCGCCACGTGGATTTGATACTGGAGCGCGCCGGCATCCCGCGATGA